Below is a genomic region from Lineus longissimus chromosome 4, tnLinLong1.2, whole genome shotgun sequence.
TGAATGAGTTAATGCGTGTTAATAAGTTGTAAAATAAGTATTGTTTGCTTCCCTCATTCTCCATTAGGTGGAGCCGCTGTGTGGCATGAAGATGTTGATATGTCCTGCTGGTTCATTCTCCATTAGGTGGAGCCGCTGTGTGGCATGAAGATGTTGATATGTCCTGCTGGTTCATTCTCCATTAGGTGGAGCCGCTGTGTGGCATGAAGATGTTGATATGTCCTGCTGGTTCATTCTCCATTAGGTGGAGCCGCTGTGTGGCATGAAGATGTTGATATGTCCTGCTGGTTCATTCTCCATCAGGTGGAGCCGCTGTGTGGCATGAAGATGTTGATATGTCCTGCTGGTTCATTCTCCATCAGGTGGAGCCGCTGTGTGGCATGAAGATGTTGATATGTCCTGCTGGTTCTAACAGAAAACCCCTTGCCTGACTTGCACAAGGCCCGTATTGCGGATTGGCCCTTCTCATCAAATGAAACAATCTCTTTGCTAGAAACCAGAAAGAAGTGTTGCTTAAAAGGAATATCTCATGACTTTTAAACATTTCAAGAGACCCTGAACTCGGAACAATGCGCACAGCATGAATTTGTTATCTAGTCAGTTTGGATGTCTCATGATGTGTCTgtatttgaagtttgattaCTTTTTTCGAAATTGCTGTCAGTTTGCCTGCACCAAATTGATAAAACGAACACAAATAGTTGTCCTTGCACAACTTCTTTTCCGGCCAGGTATTTCAAATCTCTTTGTGGGGACGCCTTACACCTTATCTGCGTTCAACATGTTTAAACCAACTCTCAACAACTCGCGTCCCTATTGAGGAATTTCATGCAGTTGGCAAATATTTGGCAAAAGTGCACTTTTTTTAGCAGAAGTTTAACCAAGCAATCCACTGGCTTTATTCATAATGCAAAGAATAACAAATGTGAATGTTGTGGGCGTCGACATTGCAATCATTTCTTTATCAGCACTGTCAAGCTGGAAGATAATGGTGGCCTGCAGTGATCTACTGATCGCAGGACAATTTCCTTCTTGTGAAAATCTGCCAAAACCAAAGTCCCCACAGTCATGTGGGTGTGAGGTATTCAGTAAGATTCAATTTTACACTCAATTTGAATGAGTTGATATGTCCTGCTGAGTGCTTTTACTGAGAGCCTGATTATTGGTGCGTAACCGAGTTAAATAATGCTGAATGACTTGTATTTGTTCTGTCAAGCGTTGCAATGTTAACTGTTTTTTATCACCAGTTGATATACGATATGCATTTGCATGAATCCCATATTGTATGCTTGCTCTTGTTTGTTCCTTCGTGCTTGCTAGAAGTGCATTGCACTCTCAATGTCTGACCTCCTCATACCAGGAAAGCTCTGAGACGCAGACAAACACTATTGTTTCTCATGCCAAGCTGAACTTACAAACTAACCTATACCATCATAAGATTACATGGAGTccctatcaaacatgtcaaaggtatTTTGTACTGAGGCGCATGTTTTGGGGAGAATTCATGATGTTGGTCAATTGCATGCAAATCTGTACTATGAGCAGTTGACCAGAGTATATATTGTGTTCTGATGTAGATGAATGTGTACTATGAGCAGTTGACCAGAGTATATATTGTGTTCTGATGTAGATGAATGTGTACTATGAGCAGTTGACCAGAGTATATATTGTGTTCTGATGTAGATGAATGTTAACTAGAATTCCTGATGATAACATACATGGCTTGGAAAATTGGGTCAATTGTTTTATATCATTGTAACAAGATTTGTCACATAAATGTCATAAATTTGGTATTTTCCAGGTTATCTAGTGTTGGGTTTTCCGTGGGAGACTCATGCCTAGCAATATGACCTGGGAGGAATGCTTGCCCCCTCGTCTGATCAACTGCTAGCCAGCAAAATGTGGAATGTCTAAAACTATTGACCCAATATACTTTTGGCAGAAATGGCTGAAAATGAAAGTGTTTTTATTCCACTCTGGCTGGTGATATTGTGTCCCATGTAGTGTGTTGAATGTCATGTGAGAATCGAGACTAGGGGAGGACAACAGTTGGCATGTCATTAATGGTTCGTCATTAATCTCTAAAGACCACTATCGACATCAGTAGAATAGTGACAACACATGGCTTGTTTGGCTGCTATATACAGTTGGGCACCAGATGTCCATATCATATGGTGCATGTATGTTGAGATATTTGAGAGCTGTTGGACGTTTGTTAGCCATCCATCATTTGCCAATGAATTAGTTCCATAACAAAAGGTTTAATAACATTGCGCAGTTATCTGTGTTATTGATGTTTGGTTCATTGTGCAAACAGTTTCTGCACATCATGCTTGTTACATATTTTTTCACCAACTCCTTTGGTTTCAGCTTACCTTCACGAAGTTGAGCACAACCTCGCTGATAGTGTCAGACCTAATCCCTCATGGCGAGTATAATGTTCAAATCACCGCCAGCCCAAAATATGCCGGCTTTGAAAGTGATCCGACCGCTTCAACCGTGATCATGCCTCCTGATGGTGAGTTGGTGACTGAGTAGAAACAATCGACTGCTCACTTTCCTTAGCAATATCCTCTCCTCTAGAAAGATTCCCATGTCATTGATGTCTAGTACACCCAGTAAGGTACCTGTGTGTTTACCACCAGCTCTAAGCATAAGATTCAGATCACTTTTTGGACCTCTGGATCCCTCCTCGAAATCTGTTTGGTTTATTCAAGGGGCGAAAGGCCTGCTATGGGGAGGATGGCTACCTTGGATTTGATGAGACAAACTGATGGTTTTCTATTTGGTTGTTTCAGTCCCAGCAGAGAATCCTCAGCTCATCGCGACTGATATTGAGCAGTATGGTGGCGGTGAAAAGAAGGTCACTCTCTTCTGGAAGGTACGTAGAATCACTTCGTTGCTTTCATAGTTGAGGTTTACTCTTTAACTTGCCAAGGGGTTGATGTTGAACTGTACTGGGTACAAATGGTGCCACACAGTTAGGCTTGCCAAGGGGTTGATGTTGAACTGTACTAGGTACAAATGGTGCCACACAGTTAGGCTTGCCAAGGGGTTGATGTTGAACTGTACTGGGTACAAATGGTGCCACACAGTTAGGCTTGCCAAGGGGTTGATGTTGAACTGTACTGGGTACAAATGGTGTCACACAGTTAGGCTTGCCAAGGGGTTGATGTTGAACTGTACTGGGTACAAATGGTGCCACACAGTTAGGCTTGCCAAGGGGTTGATGTTGAACTGTACTGGGTACAAATGGTGTCACACAGTTAGGCTTGCCAAGGGGTTGATGTTGAACTGTACTGGGTACAAATGGTGTCACACAGTTAGGCTTGCCAAGGGGTTGATGTTGAACTGTTCTAGGTACAAATGGTGCCACACAGTTAGGCTTGCCAAGGGGTTGATGTTGAACTGTACTAGGTACAAATGGTGCCACACAGTTAGGCTTGCCAAGGGGTTGATGTTGAACTGTACTAGGTACAAATGGTGCCACACAGTTAGGCTTGCCAAGGGGTTGATGTTGAACTGTACTAGGTACAAATGGTGCCACACAGTTAGGCTTGCCAAGGGGTTGATGTTGAACTGTACTAGGTACAAATGGTGCCACACAGTTAGGCTTGCCAAGGGGTTGATGTTGAACTGTACTAGGTACAAATGGTGCCACACAGTTAGGCTTGCCAAGGGGTTGATGTTGAACTGTACTAGGTACAAATGGTGCCACACAGTTAGGCTTGCCAAGGGGTTGATGTTGAACTGTACTAGGTACAAATGGTGTCACACAGTTAGGCTTGCCAAGGGGTTGATGTTGAACTGTACTAGGTACAAATGGTGCCACACAGTTAGGCTTGCCAAGGGGTTGATGTTGAACTGTACTAGGTACAAATGGTGCCACACAGTTAGGCTTGCCAAGGGGTTGATGTTGAACTGTACTAGGTACAAATGGTGCCACACAGTTAGGCTTGCCAAGGGGTTGATGTTGAACTGTACTAGGTACAAATGGTGACACACAGTTAGGCTTGCCAAGGGGTTGATGTTGAACTGTACAAGGTACAAATGGTTGTCACACAGTTAGCCTCAAGGTACAAACATGGACAAACACCTTGTTATTTAGAAACAGTTGCGTTACCAGATGTGAACCTGAACAGCAGCGTTGCCTGTTGGTGGCCATGGCATCCAGACAGGATTGCAATGCATCCAGTGCTTTTCACAAGATGATATTGTTGGAGATTCTGTTGAAAACAAGAGTAATCTAGACATGGCCtttattttcagaaaatccCTGAAATAAAGCGCAATGGTGACATTACGATAAAAGTGAGCGTTGTTATCGCCGACACGTCGGGTGTACAAAAGCGGTCATTACCTGTGACGGACCAACTCCCAGCCGATCAGATCATGTACAGTTATGTGCTCAAGGATGACAAGTCCTACGTCATCAAACTGGAAACCATGTCCACGTCCCTGGGAAGGAATACTTCTCTTGAACCGACAACTGTACAAATGGAGAGAGACCATGAACGTAGGTCAAAGGTTATCTCATTAAGTGTGCAGTGTCTCAGAAGAATTCTCTCATATGATAACTGAATTTGGAACTCATTTGTATTAAAACATATCTTGAAATATAGACTGCCACTGGCCTGTTAATCTGGTAAAGAAACGGTGGCACCTGTTATCCTACGCTACACTACGCTACgctacactacactacataaTGCTATACTGCACTGTGCACTACACTACATATCATGCAGTGCCATAAGCAAGCAAATATGATCTGTTATAGACGGACGATATTGACAGTCAAAGTAGCGCGGGTGTCAAGGTATTACTCATGCACAGCGTTTCTAGTTTCAGCTCCATTCGTCTTTGTGGAAGCCATCAGGGCTCAGAATGATGATTACGTCAACGTTACCTGGGAGATTCCTAGTGAGATGGATGGCGAAGATGTCCTCATCATATATTGTGAGGAAGGACAGGATAAAGAATGTAGCAAAATGGTACGTCCATGTTTTGACTCAGCTGGCATTTTCCCCTCAAAATGATCTGGGAGATTGTTTCGAGTCTTTTGAATGGGATCTAAAACCAAGGTTCGTCTTACCTTGTACTTATGCTGAGCAAGCAAAATAACACATCAAAGTGGGCAGTATATAGGTTAAACTTGGGTCTCTCCCCCTGGCTCAAGCCTTGGTGACTATAGCCGATTGGTGCCCAGTCGGGGGGCTGATATGGTGGTATGGTAGACTCCACAGTGACATGCCTAATCTCCTAAAGGTGAATGCCAAAGAAGAGGCATTAGAGCATTTTACCAATGTCGCTTTTTATGAAAAAGCTCGCCTCGATGGTCCTGCTGGCTTCAGTGATTTATAACATCGTTCCAGTCTCCACTGAAGACATTAACCGTACCTGCAGCCAAGCGCTTGGTGCGTGTTGATAATGGCAACATCTACAAGATAGGCCTGGTTCGACCAACACCTGGTAAACCGGGCCTCGTCAAGTGGAGTCGATGTATTTACAAACAAAATGAAGGTGGGTTTAACCTGTTCCTTGCGTGCAAATCTCCTAAGGTGGCACTGGCTTTTCAATTATCAACCACATGATAGATTTAGTCTTCTGGTGCTAAAGACTAGAAAACATTTTGGTTAGCATTCCAATTTCGTGCTCCTTGATAATTGAACGTTTTCAGTTTCTTGATCTGGTTGAAATTGGGTCAAATCAATTTCACCTCACCAGCACAATCACCACCATGATTGCAAGTGGTGAAGATGATGTTAATTCAAATGATGAGTCAACTTGTGTTGTATTTGATAACTTGCAGTGCCAACTGTACCACCAAATTTGAATCTGAGACCCGAACCCAAAAAGGTCCAGGTGCAAGTCGACGAGTATCCTTGTGAAGTAACCCTAGCGAAAGTCGTCCGCGTTGAAGGCATGCTTTGTCGGACATCAAACAAAGTCACTTGTTCAGGTGAGGCCTCCTTGAATGCATTCACTTGTTTATGTTGAATGCTGTTACTTGGCAGATTGTCAACAAAGTGTGAACAACCCTGTGGGAAACCTTATGCTGAGTGACGTAGCAAAGCTACACTCGCACATTGAAGATGACATACCTGGGAATGTCTCCCTCGAAATGGTTGTGACTCCGCACATGAGATAAGGTTCTTCAACAGGGGGAGTCGGGACACTGTAGAAGAATGGCCGACAGAACACATTCATACAATCTTTCTctattttattatcaataacAACAAACTTTCTACATTGGAATGGAGCATCGACTGTCATGTAACAATAACTATTGATAATGATTCGTCTGCCTTCTGCAAGTTTCTTCCAGTGTTGTTGTCTCCTTGATTCAGTTGGACTTCGACCTGCAATAAGGAGAGGACGGAAGGTTTCATTTCTTATGGTGTTGTGttatcttggttttattcaggTGAAAGTCGGTCGATCAACATCAGCGAAGGCGAGTTCAGCCAACCCCACTTCTACCCTGTTGATCATCCTGGCTCACATTATATGGTCCAAGCCCAGGCTGTCAGCAGTTCAGGTGGCAGGAGCCCTGAATGGACGGATGTTTTCGTTGCTACTGCTGATCATCAAACAGGTAAGTTACATTCAACACTGTAGATAGAGGTGGCACAGTTTGATAGTTGAGTAGTGTCTGACTCATGATTGGATCAGCACTTTATACCTTATCCAAGAGGACATGTATCTTTAATAGGATCCTACTCTGTTGCCAAGGCCAGTTAACCTGACTGGTGCCTAACCATGTATCAATGCTCATGAGGATTGAGGAAGAAACACTGACAAAGCCTGGCTGTGTTGCTCGAGTCACCTGTTAATGTCAGGTTAGTGAATTTCTGAACAATTGTATGCTTTTGTAACATTGAGTTTCCTTCAGGTGTATTAACAGTTTGAAATCCCATTTTCCAGATGTCGGAGTTATTGTGGGTGTTGGCGTAGGCTGCCTTGTTGTCTTAGGGCTCATTGTGGTTGCGATGTAAGTGAACCTTTAATTCAGGAACCAAGAGATGAAAAATACTCTCAAGTTGACAATAGGCAGATTTCTGTTTGATTTGTTTTATGGAAAAAAACCATGCACAATAGCAAGATATAGCAGCTACAGGTCATGTGAGCATTCAGAATATGCCTCAAGATAAGGTGGGAGCCAAAAGGTGGCATTAGTGTTGAATACTCACCTCTTTTTCTAACTATTGGTTCCGTTGAATACAGGTATGTGGTATCACATACCGGTAGTTCGCTGTGGTTGACTCCAGATCTTTGAGCCTTTCTGAATGCTGACCAAATTCTATCTTCTTTCTTTCAGCATTTTTGCCATTAGAAGACATAAAAAGACAAAGGAAGCAGTAAAAATTAAACGAACTCCAGCTGTAAAGGTATGTGTTACCATCGATCTATTGTACAAGTATATATGTCTTGAGTTTTTTGAAAAGCTGTGCCGAAATAAACTTATTTGCTGAAATGGAGGTCTTACTTATTGGTCTGAAACATTGATGGAATATTCAATGATGAGCCCAACAGAGTACATCTTGTTCAGGCAGGATACGCCTGTATAAAGGAGGAGAACTCTCTGTAAGGAGGCGAGACCTAAACAACTTGATTTGTTCTGTCTTTGTCCTTCAGGTTGACCTTCATGAAGATGAAAGCGATCAGTGTGACCAATATGCTGGTTTACCTCGAGAAAATCCCTATGAGAGTCTTCTGGATCAAGAACTGAGGCCGGTGCCGAGGTATCCGGATCACAACGAGACACCTCCCCCATTGCCAGCCAGAGATATGAAGCTGAGTAACTCTTCCAACACCAGTTGGGGTGCCATTGGTTCCAGTGGAGTCCACTCGGGAACCATGGCAACTGGTGAGGAGTCTGGTGATGAGGAGACTGGAGAAATGAGTTCGGAGTCAGCCATGGATTCCAGCGGTTGTTACGCTCCTGGCGCCGTCCAGATCAAGATTTGTACGTAGCTTTTACACTTCAAATAAACACAGTTGAAATCATATGCAGTTTTAAAAAGGCTATTGATACTTGGTGTATGGGGTCTGGCAGGTTGTAATGTGCACATGATGTCATTTGCTCTCAAGTATAGCTTTTCACTTGACATACTTTCTGTTCATCCTTTAACAACCGAAATGATCTGAAAATCACTCATAAATGGTGCAGCTATGACCAATGATGTATCGTTTCTTTTCAGCACCAAATGAGATGAAGAAACGGGAAATCCCGATGTCTGTTTTTAAGAACGATAGTGCGTGCAGTGAGCCATCAGGTTCGAGGGAGGATGATATCTCCGttcctgtcgatatgaaagatGACAGTAGCAGAGGTCATCCTCCATGCATAATACCAGACGGAGCAGAGACTGAAGTCAATTCAAGAGAGAGTTTTGATGCGAACACATCAAGAGACACGGATGAGCTGGGAAGTGCCAGTGCTGTTGGTAGTTCAAGGGATTATGCACAGGTGGCACTAGCTGATCAGCCTCCCCCTTCTGTCTTGCCTGCAATCCAAGATGACTTTGCCATTGATTTTGCCCCTGATGCTCATGCTGGGCCTACCCAGGGGGAGAAATCTACTCCCGAGAATGTGGTCGAAGAACAAGTGTACCGCCCATGTGGACCCCGTGGCCTCTTATCATAACTTGTGCAATATTCTTTGTGATATAGTGTTTGTGTGATGTGATGCGCTACCAGCTGAATGGCAAGCAGACGTCGGCAGGGTCCCATGTGATGCACTATCAGCTGAATGGCAAGCAGACATCGGCAGGGTCCCAGCAGGACCAGCAGTGAAATTCtgatctacttactctttatcTTTAGTTCATAGACATGATTGTGGTCAGGTGACAAGAGCCATGACATATGTTTTGTAAGTTCTGAGGCACCGAATCTCGGAGATACTCCAAGTTCTTGAAAACTGACTGATTGACAACGTTTCGGTTTATTGGTGAAATttgtatttcattatttttctatTGATTTAGTACAACTGTGCTATAGTCATACTTATCACCTTCAGAGTGTCCCAACTCAGTGTGCATTCCTGCCTTATGTGGTCGGGTTAACTGTATTGCAAATAATCAACGATTGCGTCTGCATGGTCTGAGAAAAGTGAAATATGATTTGAAGCCGTGGGTGAAAGGGCCTTTGAATCTTAAGACAAGGTTATAAAAGTGGTTGTGATTTGTATATAAAGTTTCTGGTGAATGTTAAACATGTCCCTACAGAAACAATGTAAGATTAAACTTGGCCTTACACCATGTCTATTTGAGCCAGTGATGAAATAGGATGGGCCTACCTCATCTCGATGAGTTATTTGTTACTTGACGTATATCATTAGCACACTTTTAAAGTCGTTGCAAATCTAAGTCAATTCATATACCTTACGATGGATATTTTCATAATATAACGATTCTACTGGTAAGGCTGTAAATTAGCCGTACATCAAAGACTTGTGTGAAGAAAGTGTGTTGAGGAATATGTGTGTTCTTGACTTGGTGACTGGCCTAAACTGTTCATTCTTTCCCTTACCAGGATTAAAAAAGGTATTAGTGAACACTTGGTGATATGGATAAAGACAAGTAAAAGCTTTTTACTGTGGAAAATATACGTAAACAGACTTGCTGGTCTTCATTCATAGCATCCATTTGGCTTATTTGTCAGATGTGTTGTGACATCAATTCAGGATCACTTAACTCATGCTTGTTGCAGTAGGTGTGATACAATGGGTGTAACCTTTTTATGATTCCATCCTTCATGTATTAGGATTCCATCCTTCATGTATTTCTAAACGTACTGTGGTGAAGCAGTTGAGCCAGTCTGACGTTACACACAGGCTTATCACAGGTGAAGTAGGCCTTTGTACAGGTGCCCCTTCACAGGCTTAATTGTGTCAACACAGGTATATGGTTTTGATGGTTATGACTTTTTACAGTATAAGCCTACTTCTACATCATTGCCAAGAGTTCATGCAGGTTTTTAGCAGCCCTCTCCCTTTTCCTTGAAGAgggtgaaagagttaaaaaccTGTATCAATCATGACTCGGCATCTCATCAAAGCACACAGGAGCAAAGGGACAGGTGTTCATGTTACCTTGGGTCCATTTCTTGTAGAGTTTGTGATAACATGATTATCAAGTGTAATATTTCTACTTGTGCTAATTGATGTTTGATGCTGTTATCATGAAGAGTAATTATTGAGACAAGGACTTGATAAAGTAATATATTCATGTGCAGCTCGAAAAAGTGGGCCATTTTCAAAAAGTCCACATTactttttatcatgaacatTTCTTGATTTACTGGATACATTCATTAGCTGCTGGAGAAAGTGGTTAGCACAATCACAGTCATGTGAAGGCTCCATCCAGACCCAAACCTCTGCAGAAGTATAAACGCATCTGTAGTGGGCTTCAGGTTCTATGGAGTATCTTGTTTTAGATTGATTACTTGTTTTTATGCAAACTTCATGTTGACAAAggtgttttgttttgtaaaaagCTGGAATTGACGTCTCTTTCATTATTTGGGGCTCGAAAACCAGTGACAGTAGTGGTATCCTATACAAACAAGCCCATTATAGAAACATCTTTTGAGAATTAATACATATTGACATTTCGGTCAACTATAGGGAGACCCTAAACCTTGGGTAAGTTAggattttcagaaaaatgcttACGACTTAAATTTCAAGCCATTGTTCATTGTGGTTTCTTAGAAAAATTTCCATATTAAACTCTTTTGATAAAAAAAGGTCTTCATTTATCATCCCCCCCTCATTTCTTCTCACCCAAAGACGGGCTACTCAACATGATAAACATTGGTTACAATACCAGTTGCTGCAGATTACCCAGTGTGGTATGGAACGTCATTGCCTCACTAAGAACGATTGTGACTACTGACTTGGAGAGGATCAGACTGGCCAATAAGAATGCTACCCATGGCGTCATCAGGATTTGAATGAACAATCACCGAGACTTCAGGTCCGACCTTCCCCCTCATGCCCAATGGAGACCAGAGGGGTTAAAATATTGTTATTGACACATAAAGCAAGGAGCTCATGGCTGATCGATCCACGGCGTCAAACACCGAGGTGTGTCCCTGGCAGACGCTGGTGGGGGCTAATTCCAGGACTTAAGATGGGGGTAAACTGTCCCACCCACGGTGGCAACAAAACATGGCGGTCGCCCTGAGAATCATGTTTATGTTGTCCAAATCCAGCCTTGAGCAATTTTCCATCTCTGGAACCCTCGACCCAAAATTCTTGATATCTCGAGCCCTGGGCGCTCTCAGCCAAACTCCACACGGCCGCCGCCCTGGCCACATAGCCGCAAAACAGCGGATACGGAAATAGAACAATTATGTACCCGTCCCATAGTTCCCTGTTGTCAACACGCAACATGGCCGTTGTCAGATTTCTACGAAAATACACGGGGGAAAAGTCATCATTACAGCTCATCGAAGGCTTCAAATCGATGGGAAGCTGCACAAACTAACAGGTTATCAAATCAGCTTAGTAATAAGGTCGACGTTGGGCGTCAGAAGTTTGCCAGGGACGTGAAAACTCGAATTCCCAGCTGATGGGACGGGTGTTGCCTTGCATGCACTACACTGCAGATACACTATAGGCCTAcagtatagtacatgtatacatgctgTCATGGATGGCTTATTGTATAcacatgacataggcctacatgcagttGATAAGCGTTGATAAGACACCATGCTTACTCATTCATTGAGGGCTGAATAAGGAAGCCTAGGCTGACCTTTACACCCTGTGGTTACTGCACTGTACTGTGAAAATTGCATCACTCAGGAACATCGAAAGTGCCATGCACGTGCCTGTTCTTGAACTTGACAACTACGACTTGAGTTGAGGGCTGATGACCAGAAACACAATTTTTAATTCATGGCGTGGCTGGCAGGTCAACGTCAGGAAAGATATCACGCCAAACACAGTGGTGGGGGCCAGCATTTCCATGACCTAGTACTTGTAGCTACAGCCGGCCGGTACAGTGGAGAAATCACatgaaaaatggccagggctGTGACACATGCTGACATGGCACTCGATAACCAGCCTGAAAAACTTTGAAAGAATGAGGAAACATGAAGGTATCATAGACAAGACCCGTTGACAGCACTAGCAGGTGAAATCACAGTACTCTAAGTTGCTGGTTACCTCGTTATTAGCTGTCCACATCTACAGTCATCTGACATTGTGGAGGCCGTTGTCATTAAGAGCCACAACAAACCAGACGTCAACAAGATCATGTCATACATAATCCAAAACAATGtttcaatatcatgaatatggAACAGTTTCAGAATTTAAATCTCCAAAATAGGTCACTCAGCAGACCACAAGTACAGCTTCTTGCCAAAATCTTGTGACCAGAAATAATTGAATTGGCGATGGAGGGGGGAGAGTCAGTGATATAAGTATTGTATAGCTTTATTTGGAATGAAACCTTGAACTGAGGTCATCACCTTGAGCTAAAAGAGACAAAGTGCAAGTTGTCCAATCTTCCcaaatctcttgcttttaagGTCAATTAAGTCGGGATTAATTCAGTCCGAAGTTGATACGTACCATCTAGAAGATCTTTACTGAACTCTGTTATCAGCTTTTGTTTTAAGTTGGTGAAATAATCCAAATTTGAGCAAGCTTTCCCTTCCACACCCTTCCCCATGAATGTCCAGTTTACACTGGCCACTGCACTCCAATGTACTAAAAGTGACCAGTAGTTGTAGGTTATGTAAGACAGC
It encodes:
- the LOC135487279 gene encoding uncharacterized protein LOC135487279 isoform X6 encodes the protein MTWTWVFVCGVLMLVVIIPGAQGFFGMRKGEPIVLGLGAGGRSGHGTVPIIAGTTVYGICNATGISTKSLKSNHHFPAIYRVIYYNSTRQELKIPEKQIKIKPISQEVIGFEMAHVKKSQCGVYICRYGPLYTGVLISTVWLQVGEKPMKPFLNLTNQDAVLVYNWENLTIIISPTIDQQNAYTHDRRETDKRLLTKCQIWFNWSVAVTGKRCSRSMPFTKCDMNTSTNTCKVPRKVYRDLSGRKPPNYTCIKAECWNDAFGNSSAVYRVDLAQRVRPAPVPSITAAIVNSRSVKSSWKPDKKWRMFGGKVFYDIEFNAKQFHHQLTFTKLSTTSLIVSDLIPHGEYNVQITASPKYAGFESDPTASTVIMPPDVPAENPQLIATDIEQYGGGEKKVTLFWKKIPEIKRNGDITIKVSVVIADTSGVQKRSLPVTDQLPADQIMYSYVLKDDKSYVIKLETMSTSLGRNTSLEPTTVQMERDHELSAPFVFVEAIRAQNDDYVNVTWEIPSEMDGEDVLIIYCEEGQDKECSKMSPLKTLTVPAAKRLVRVDNGNIYKIGLVRPTPGKPGLVKWSRCIYKQNEVPTVPPNLNLRPEPKKVQVQVDEYPCEVTLAKVVRVEGMLCRTSNKVTCSGESRSINISEGEFSQPHFYPVDHPGSHYMVQAQAVSSSGGRSPEWTDVFVATADHQTDVGVIVGVGVGCLVVLGLIVVAIIFAIRRHKKTKEAVKIKRTPAVKVDLHEDESDQCDQYAGLPRENPYESLLDQELRPVPRYPDHNETPPPLPARDMKLSNSSNTSWGAIGSSGVHSGTMATGEESGDEETGEMSSESAMDSSGCYAPGAVQIKISPNEMKKREIPMSVFKNDSACSEPSGSREDDISVPVDMKDDSSRGHPPCIIPDGAETEVNSRESFDANTSRDTDELGSASAVGSSRDYAQVALADQPPPSVLPAIQDDFAIDFAPDAHAGPTQGEKSTPENVVEEQVYRPCGPRGLLS
- the LOC135487279 gene encoding uncharacterized protein LOC135487279 isoform X10 — translated: MTWTWVFVCGVLMLVVIIPGAQGFFGMRKGEKPMKPFLNLTNQDAVLVYNWENLTIIISPTIDQQNAYTHDRRETDKRLLTKCQIWFNWSVAVTGKRCSRSMPFTKCDMNTSTNTCKVPRKVYRDLSGRKPPNYTCIKAECWNDAFGNSSAVYRVDLAQRVRPAPVPSITAAIVNSRSVKSSWKPDKKWRMFGGKVFYDIEFNAKQFHHQLTFTKLSTTSLIVSDLIPHGEYNVQITASPKYAGFESDPTASTVIMPPDVPAENPQLIATDIEQYGGGEKKVTLFWKKIPEIKRNGDITIKVSVVIADTSGVQKRSLPVTDQLPADQIMYSYVLKDDKSYVIKLETMSTSLGRNTSLEPTTVQMERDHELSAPFVFVEAIRAQNDDYVNVTWEIPSEMDGEDVLIIYCEEGQDKECSKMSPLKTLTVPAAKRLVRVDNGNIYKIGLVRPTPGKPGLVKWSRCIYKQNEVPTVPPNLNLRPEPKKVQVQVDEYPCEVTLAKVVRVEGMLCRTSNKVTCSGESRSINISEGEFSQPHFYPVDHPGSHYMVQAQAVSSSGGRSPEWTDVFVATADHQTDVGVIVGVGVGCLVVLGLIVVAIIFAIRRHKKTKEAVKIKRTPAVKVDLHEDESDQCDQYAGLPRENPYESLLDQELRPVPRYPDHNETPPPLPARDMKLSNSSNTSWGAIGSSGVHSGTMATGEESGDEETGEMSSESAMDSSGCYAPGAVQIKISPNEMKKREIPMSVFKNDSACSEPSGSREDDISVPVDMKDDSSRGHPPCIIPDGAETEVNSRESFDANTSRDTDELGSASAVGSSRDYAQVALADQPPPSVLPAIQDDFAIDFAPDAHAGPTQGEKSTPENVVEEQVYRPCGPRGLLS
- the LOC135487279 gene encoding uncharacterized protein LOC135487279 isoform X7, which codes for MTWTWVFVCGVLMLVVIIPGAQGFFGMRKGELYFYGGDLAGIGTTVKGVCNASKCDSCNNKATSTSKTENSISDSLVIDHANGERINNTQKMSSNAIEFTIPKVHRSQSGRYICYYQPGVVAVLINTTTLLVGEKPMKPFLNLTNQDAVLVYNWENLTIIISPTIDQQNAYTHDRRETDKRLLTKCQIWFNWSVAVTGKRCSRSMPFTKCDMNTSTNTCKVPRKVYRDLSGRKPPNYTCIKAECWNDAFGNSSAVYRVDLAQRVRPAPVPSITAAIVNSRSVKSSWKPDKKWRMFGGKVFYDIEFNAKQFHHQLTFTKLSTTSLIVSDLIPHGEYNVQITASPKYAGFESDPTASTVIMPPDVPAENPQLIATDIEQYGGGEKKVTLFWKKIPEIKRNGDITIKVSVVIADTSGVQKRSLPVTDQLPADQIMYSYVLKDDKSYVIKLETMSTSLGRNTSLEPTTVQMERDHELSAPFVFVEAIRAQNDDYVNVTWEIPSEMDGEDVLIIYCEEGQDKECSKMSPLKTLTVPAAKRLVRVDNGNIYKIGLVRPTPGKPGLVKWSRCIYKQNEVPTVPPNLNLRPEPKKVQVQVDEYPCEVTLAKVVRVEGMLCRTSNKVTCSGESRSINISEGEFSQPHFYPVDHPGSHYMVQAQAVSSSGGRSPEWTDVFVATADHQTDVGVIVGVGVGCLVVLGLIVVAIIFAIRRHKKTKEAVKIKRTPAVKVDLHEDESDQCDQYAGLPRENPYESLLDQELRPVPRYPDHNETPPPLPARDMKLSNSSNTSWGAIGSSGVHSGTMATGEESGDEETGEMSSESAMDSSGCYAPGAVQIKISPNEMKKREIPMSVFKNDSACSEPSGSREDDISVPVDMKDDSSRGHPPCIIPDGAETEVNSRESFDANTSRDTDELGSASAVGSSRDYAQVALADQPPPSVLPAIQDDFAIDFAPDAHAGPTQGEKSTPENVVEEQVYRPCGPRGLLS